A region of Bradysia coprophila strain Holo2 unplaced genomic scaffold, BU_Bcop_v1 contig_373, whole genome shotgun sequence DNA encodes the following proteins:
- the LOC119082019 gene encoding uncharacterized protein LOC119082019, with protein MFHKVTMQEMKRFDSLMKPHLDGLNIDTDRWIINLTDIQLPWYVQNTLALGDKFNLPMKNNKVASEQFIANFEPKLQTLGKKYRVELRNKVCNVITNFKKLPTKHSTIDEVIKANHIATVTFLAQNPQLLVLNADKGNVTVLMQKLDYENKIMTLLSDSTTYVPLDHDPTASIQDKVNKLFTRWQEQSYITEGQGQWYRRYNSVCSRMYGLIKIHKTGHPIRPIVASIGSPTYNLSKMFSNILKNVVGKSHRSIKNGTELVKKIRRIRLPPNYVLISLDVVSLFTKIPKDLVVSAVNKRWTKIKKFTNLPKDEFIVGLTMVLDECCFQFDGKFYRQVFGSPMGSPASPVFADLVMEILEDDVIRKLKFKLPFYWRFSNSIQFPIHR; from the coding sequence ATGTTCCACAAAGTGACGATGCAAGAGATGAAACGGTTTGACAGTCTTATGAAACCACATTTGGATGGTCTTAATATTGACACCGACAGATGGATTATCAATTTAACGGACATACAATTGCCATGGTATGTTCAGAATACTCTTGCATTAGGTGATAAGTTTAATTTACCGATGAAGAACAACAAGGTTGCTTCTGAACAATTCATTGCCAACTTTGAACCGAAACTCCAAACGCTTGGTAAAAAGTACAGAGTAGAATTGAGAAACAAAGTGTGTAATGTCATCaccaatttcaagaaacttccTACTAAACATAGTACGATCGATGAAGTGATTAAGGCTAATCACATTGCAACCGTAACGTTTTTGGCTCAAAACCCTCAATTGCTCGTGCTGAATGCTGACAAAGGGAATGTTACTGTGCTGATGCAGAAATTGgactatgaaaataaaattatgacACTGCTTAGTGATTCAACAACTTACGTACCACTGGATCATGACCCAACCGCATCAATTCAAGACAAAGTCAACAAactttttacacgttggcaagAACAATCGTATATTACTGAAGGCCAAGGCCAATGGTACAGACGATACAATTCAGTATGCTCCAGGATGTATGGGTTGATTAAGATACACAAAACTGGTCATCCAATCAGACCAATTGTGGCAAGCATTGGTTCGCCCACGTACAATTTATCCAAGATGTTCtctaatattttgaaaaatgtggttGGAAAATCACACAGGTCAATTAAAAATGGGACGGAATTGGTGAAGAAAATTCGACGAATTAGACTACCACCCAATTATGTGTTGATATCATTGGATGTAGTCTCCTTATTCACGAAGATTCCGAAAGATTTGGTTGTATCAGCCGTTAACAAGAGATGGacaaaaatcaagaaattcaCCAATCTACCAAAAGATGAATTCATCGTTGGATTAACAATGGTACTTGATGAATGCTGCTTTCAATTTGATGGGAAATTCTATCGTCAAGTGTTTGGTTCTCCAATGGGATCACCTGCCAGCCCAGTTTTCGCAGATTTAGTCATGGAGATTTTAGAAGATgatgtca